The Microbacterium sp. LWO12-1.2 genome includes a window with the following:
- a CDS encoding LysM peptidoglycan-binding domain-containing protein, producing MSTITFSTAAVIPARPATRLRLTVRGRRVLLALAALPLAAGIAFAAISGGSALASNESTGTVSFETVTVLPGDTLWSIASEIAPTADPREVIGEITRLNLLQTGELQIGQSLSIPAQYTS from the coding sequence ATGAGCACCATCACCTTCAGCACCGCAGCAGTCATCCCGGCTCGTCCGGCGACGCGTCTTCGGCTGACGGTTCGCGGTCGCCGCGTGCTGCTCGCTCTCGCTGCCCTGCCACTCGCTGCGGGTATCGCCTTCGCCGCGATCAGCGGCGGTAGCGCCCTCGCATCGAACGAGAGCACTGGAACGGTCAGCTTCGAGACGGTCACGGTTCTCCCCGGCGATACGCTGTGGTCGATCGCCAGCGAGATCGCGCCGACCGCCGACCCGCGCGAGGTCATCGGCGAGATCACCCGCCTGAACCTCCTGCAGACCGGCGAGCTGCAGATCGGCCAGTCGCTGTCGATTCCCGCGCAGTACACGAGCTGA
- the ftsE gene encoding cell division ATP-binding protein FtsE — MIRFENVTKRYRGTSKPALSGVDFEVQRGEFVFLVGASGSGKSSCLRLILREDVPTSGRVAVLGRDLRSLANRKVPYFRRHIGSVFQDFRLLPSKTVYQNVAFTLQVTGSSRGFIQQAVPEALALVGLDGKQKRMPHELSGGEQQRVAIARALVNRPQVLLADEPTGNLDPATSVDIMQLLARINAGGTTVLMATHEAAFVDQMQRRVIELSDGEMVRDEVHGGYGDTSNIPRLVPAEVRGAAAVAALTAVQEVQRQTADLSMVRAALAEELSEQRKAAAAAPAPEPAAAPTPAAAPAPVAETMPAEAVVPPEQVAAQSPTPVEPPATVGPRTHPIVLPQVDVAELGVADRLGLSDGDDEEVGPTS, encoded by the coding sequence ATGATTCGGTTCGAGAACGTCACGAAACGCTACCGCGGGACGTCGAAGCCCGCTCTGTCCGGAGTCGACTTCGAGGTGCAGCGCGGGGAGTTCGTCTTCCTGGTCGGAGCCTCAGGTTCCGGCAAATCGTCCTGCCTGCGGCTCATCCTGCGCGAGGACGTCCCCACCTCGGGGAGGGTCGCGGTGCTCGGCAGAGACCTGCGCTCGCTCGCCAACCGCAAGGTGCCCTACTTCCGGCGCCACATCGGCTCGGTGTTCCAGGACTTCCGGCTGCTCCCGTCGAAGACCGTGTACCAGAACGTCGCTTTCACCCTGCAGGTGACGGGTTCTTCGCGCGGCTTCATCCAGCAGGCCGTCCCGGAGGCGCTCGCGCTGGTCGGGCTCGACGGCAAGCAGAAGCGGATGCCCCACGAGCTCTCCGGTGGCGAGCAGCAGCGCGTCGCCATCGCCCGTGCGCTCGTCAACCGCCCGCAGGTGCTCCTCGCCGATGAGCCGACGGGCAACCTGGACCCCGCGACCTCGGTCGACATCATGCAGCTGCTCGCCCGGATCAACGCGGGTGGCACGACCGTGCTGATGGCGACGCACGAGGCCGCTTTCGTCGACCAGATGCAGCGTCGAGTCATCGAGCTCAGCGACGGCGAGATGGTGCGCGACGAGGTGCACGGCGGATACGGCGACACCTCGAACATCCCGCGACTCGTTCCGGCCGAGGTGCGCGGTGCCGCTGCGGTCGCCGCACTCACTGCGGTGCAGGAGGTGCAGCGTCAGACGGCCGACCTCTCCATGGTCCGCGCCGCGCTCGCCGAGGAGCTGAGTGAGCAGCGCAAGGCCGCAGCCGCCGCTCCGGCTCCGGAGCCCGCCGCGGCTCCCACCCCCGCCGCGGCTCCCGCCCCTGTCGCCGAGACCATGCCCGCAGAAGCCGTGGTGCCGCCGGAGCAGGTCGCGGCGCAGAGCCCGACGCCCGTCGAGCCTCCGGCCACGGTCGGTCCGCGCACGCATCCCATCGTCCTGCCGCAGGTCGATGTCGCCGAACTCGGCGTCGCCGACCGTCTGGGACTCTCCGACGGCGACGATGAAGAAGTGGGGCCGACCTCATGA
- a CDS encoding DUF2510 domain-containing protein → MTTPAGWYDDGSGNRRWWDGIQWTAHVVATPQPAAELPSAASVPAPVSTSDADTAIAPFAPPFVLPASNAYPGGLPDAAQPASMAQAVAPPSSTPSLPPRRMSVLGLIGLILATAGAVLACVPALALIGWVVLGLALTVSLVSLFFRQAKWPGIAGISVTVIGAVLAVAVSLVSLGLTPSPQAGDVPSAPSSPDSDSSARGDEGDQGEDPADIEGAQMVSFDELAVGDCIPLFDYDEDEISELPVVPCDQPHTDEVYFIYQAEDGEFPGDDALLDSAWNGCVAEFEAFVGVPYEESVLDIYSYQPTKTSWMRWSDRTVHCIVFSYDEVTGTLEDSAY, encoded by the coding sequence ATGACAACACCTGCCGGATGGTACGACGACGGCTCTGGCAACCGGCGTTGGTGGGACGGAATCCAGTGGACAGCGCATGTCGTGGCGACGCCGCAACCGGCCGCTGAACTCCCGTCCGCTGCCTCTGTCCCGGCCCCGGTATCGACCTCCGACGCCGACACGGCGATCGCGCCGTTCGCACCGCCGTTCGTGCTTCCCGCGTCGAACGCGTACCCCGGCGGGCTCCCCGACGCCGCCCAGCCCGCCTCCATGGCGCAGGCTGTGGCGCCCCCATCGTCCACACCGTCGCTGCCGCCGCGAAGGATGTCCGTTCTCGGACTCATCGGGCTGATCCTCGCCACCGCCGGCGCCGTGCTCGCCTGCGTTCCCGCACTGGCCCTCATCGGATGGGTCGTCCTCGGACTCGCCCTCACGGTCAGCCTCGTCTCGCTGTTCTTCCGTCAGGCGAAGTGGCCGGGGATCGCGGGCATCTCCGTGACCGTGATCGGTGCGGTCCTCGCTGTCGCCGTCTCACTCGTGTCACTGGGGCTCACCCCGTCACCGCAGGCCGGCGATGTCCCGAGCGCTCCGTCGTCGCCGGATTCCGATTCCTCCGCCCGGGGCGACGAGGGCGATCAGGGCGAGGACCCCGCCGATATCGAGGGCGCCCAGATGGTCTCCTTCGATGAGCTCGCAGTGGGTGACTGCATCCCCCTGTTCGACTACGACGAGGACGAGATCTCCGAGCTGCCCGTCGTCCCGTGCGACCAGCCCCATACCGATGAGGTCTACTTCATCTACCAGGCCGAGGACGGGGAGTTTCCCGGTGATGACGCACTCCTCGACAGCGCCTGGAACGGTTGCGTCGCGGAGTTCGAGGCGTTCGTCGGAGTTCCCTACGAAGAGTCCGTGCTCGACATCTACAGCTACCAGCCGACCAAGACGTCCTGGATGCGGTGGAGCGACCGCACCGTCCATTGCATCGTCTTCAGCTATGACGAGGTGACGGGCACCCTCGAAGACTCCGCCTACTGA
- a CDS encoding sensor histidine kinase produces MGTRLSEQRVADPRTDRQVGWLIALGSMVGAFAQAAPLSFVQAGLFEPWWQVASWMCIGLFVVIAVGGRVLPMRVLRVLWVLIPTCVFSLQLLSFLAYTGPEEGVVPWVWMIEPGSVTLLVLLFRPLVAVALTVFSGVTVALSAWIFTGAVPEVIAAATPIHVSNIGFVVIFIGIRGRMTQLRRLEEDARLAAERQARQEAETERNAELQRLVHDEVLSVLAAAALFRGAAPRELQDEAAHALLVLRDSVDSDGDADPGAVIAAAEAAEEIRLRAARFSSVELRIDDRGGSLPADVVQEVSAAASEAIRNARRHSGAERVVVDALFSHDRISVVVRDDGAGFDLATVPAERLGVRDSIIRRIEEVGGSVRIVSAPGAGTEVSLTWTR; encoded by the coding sequence ATGGGGACTCGGCTTTCAGAGCAGCGGGTCGCGGACCCGCGCACCGACAGACAGGTCGGGTGGCTGATCGCGCTGGGGTCGATGGTCGGAGCATTCGCGCAGGCCGCGCCGCTCTCGTTCGTGCAGGCGGGGTTGTTCGAACCCTGGTGGCAGGTCGCCTCGTGGATGTGCATCGGATTGTTCGTCGTGATCGCGGTCGGCGGTCGAGTGCTGCCGATGAGGGTGCTCCGGGTGCTCTGGGTACTGATCCCGACGTGCGTGTTCTCTCTGCAGTTGCTGTCTTTCCTCGCCTACACGGGCCCGGAGGAGGGCGTCGTGCCCTGGGTGTGGATGATCGAGCCCGGTTCGGTGACCCTGCTCGTGTTGCTCTTCCGGCCGCTCGTCGCCGTCGCGCTCACCGTCTTCTCCGGGGTGACGGTCGCTCTCTCCGCGTGGATCTTCACCGGCGCCGTGCCCGAGGTGATCGCTGCGGCGACCCCGATCCACGTCAGCAACATCGGGTTCGTGGTGATCTTCATCGGCATCCGTGGACGTATGACGCAGCTGCGTCGCCTGGAGGAGGACGCGCGCCTCGCGGCGGAGCGCCAGGCGCGTCAGGAAGCCGAGACGGAACGCAACGCAGAACTGCAGCGTCTCGTGCACGACGAGGTGCTCTCGGTGCTCGCCGCTGCGGCCCTGTTCCGGGGTGCCGCGCCTCGCGAACTGCAGGACGAGGCGGCGCATGCGCTCCTGGTGCTCAGAGACTCGGTCGACTCGGATGGTGACGCCGACCCGGGGGCTGTCATCGCTGCCGCGGAGGCGGCGGAGGAGATCCGCCTGCGCGCGGCGCGTTTCTCTTCGGTGGAACTGCGCATCGATGATCGCGGAGGCTCCCTGCCGGCCGACGTCGTGCAGGAGGTCTCGGCAGCCGCATCCGAGGCGATCCGCAATGCGCGACGTCACTCCGGTGCGGAACGTGTGGTCGTCGATGCGTTGTTCTCCCACGACCGCATCAGCGTGGTCGTGCGCGACGACGGTGCCGGCTTCGACCTGGCGACGGTTCCCGCCGAGCGTCTCGGGGTGCGCGACAGCATCATCCGCCGCATCGAGGAAGTCGGGGGCAGTGTGCGGATCGTGTCCGCTCCAGGCGCGGGTACGGAGGTGTCGCTGACATGGACACGGTGA
- a CDS encoding DUF2510 domain-containing protein has product MTTPAGWYDDGSGRQRWWDGQQWTEHFAPEAAAPVEAEAAAAEVPAAEDAPAYETPAYEEPSIDDTVIRPTEETVITPEAQDSSVPPTTPAESSDPSAFAGQQATASTTPLDDASAAYAAPAAPAYPAAAPGQPAAGYPGSAPVYPGAYSAAPTGYPAAAPYAQAAPEGPKKVSVLGLVGLGLGVLGTILVFIPVIGFIGFILLAAGFIVSLISLFLKGKKWPGITGLILAVVGTIIGIVMSFVYLFALAQGVSSEIDNLPTSSPSIEATEPSETDGGTTGTGRPTAEEVAVGIAAIVASTGAEGYTDEHIACFADEFVASDLDDETLRLIASAESATFTDPDVILAFTDTFTDALPVCLVP; this is encoded by the coding sequence ATGACGACACCTGCAGGTTGGTACGACGACGGATCGGGACGTCAGCGTTGGTGGGACGGCCAGCAGTGGACCGAGCACTTCGCTCCGGAGGCCGCGGCTCCAGTCGAAGCTGAGGCCGCAGCGGCGGAAGTCCCGGCTGCCGAGGACGCTCCGGCGTACGAGACACCGGCTTACGAGGAGCCGTCGATCGACGACACCGTGATCCGCCCGACCGAAGAGACCGTCATCACGCCGGAGGCGCAGGACTCGTCCGTGCCGCCGACGACTCCGGCCGAGTCGTCCGACCCGAGCGCGTTCGCCGGACAGCAAGCGACCGCGTCGACGACGCCGCTCGACGACGCCAGCGCGGCCTACGCCGCCCCCGCAGCGCCGGCATACCCGGCTGCCGCGCCGGGCCAGCCCGCCGCGGGCTATCCGGGATCCGCACCGGTGTACCCGGGTGCCTACTCCGCCGCGCCGACCGGCTACCCGGCCGCCGCCCCCTACGCGCAGGCCGCCCCCGAAGGGCCGAAGAAGGTCTCGGTCCTGGGACTGGTCGGGCTCGGACTGGGCGTGCTGGGCACGATCCTGGTCTTCATCCCCGTCATCGGGTTCATCGGGTTCATCCTGCTCGCCGCCGGCTTCATCGTCTCGCTCATCTCGCTCTTCCTGAAGGGCAAGAAGTGGCCGGGCATCACGGGTCTGATCCTCGCCGTGGTCGGCACGATCATCGGCATCGTGATGTCGTTCGTGTACCTCTTCGCCCTCGCGCAGGGTGTGAGCAGCGAGATCGACAACCTCCCCACCTCTTCGCCCTCTATCGAGGCGACCGAGCCCAGCGAAACCGATGGCGGCACGACCGGCACCGGTCGGCCGACCGCTGAGGAGGTCGCCGTCGGGATCGCGGCCATCGTCGCATCGACCGGAGCCGAGGGGTATACCGACGAGCACATCGCCTGCTTCGCGGACGAGTTCGTCGCTTCGGACCTCGACGACGAGACGCTGCGCCTGATCGCCTCCGCAGAATCTGCGACGTTCACCGACCCTGACGTGATCCTTGCGTTCACCGATACCTTCACGGATGCGCTGCCGGTGTGCCTCGTCCCCTGA
- the prfB gene encoding peptide chain release factor 2: MLELDLSADIQALRHTFGDISEVVDVSRLRDEIARLSEEAGAPDLWDDTENAQKVTSALSHRQSELARITGIAQRLDDLEVLVGLANEMGDEDSAQEARVELAALTDLINQLEVQTLLDGEYDDRSAIITIRSGAGGDDATDFAEMLMRMYLRWAERHKYPVKVMDTSYAEGAGIKSATFEIDAPYAFGTISVEAGTHRLARISPFGSADKRQTSFAAVEVIPLMEEATEVDIPENDIRVDVFRSSGPGGQSVNTTDSAVRLTHLPTGIVVSMQNEKSQIQNRAAAMRVLQTRLLLLQKEQEAAKKKELAGNITASWGDQMRSYFLYGQQLVKDLRTGQESGNPAAVFDGDLDDFISAGIRWRKRPSDD, translated from the coding sequence ATGCTCGAACTCGATCTCTCCGCCGACATCCAGGCGCTCAGGCACACCTTCGGCGACATCAGCGAGGTCGTCGATGTCTCCCGTCTTCGCGACGAAATCGCTCGGCTCAGTGAGGAGGCCGGCGCGCCCGACCTCTGGGACGACACCGAGAATGCTCAGAAGGTGACCAGCGCCCTCAGCCACCGGCAGTCCGAGCTCGCCCGCATCACCGGCATCGCCCAGCGACTCGACGACCTCGAGGTGCTCGTCGGCCTGGCGAACGAGATGGGTGACGAGGACTCCGCCCAGGAGGCGCGGGTCGAACTCGCCGCCCTCACCGACCTGATCAACCAGCTCGAGGTGCAGACGCTGCTCGACGGCGAGTACGACGACCGCTCTGCGATCATCACGATCCGCTCGGGTGCCGGCGGCGACGACGCCACCGACTTCGCCGAGATGCTCATGCGCATGTACCTGCGCTGGGCTGAGCGTCACAAGTACCCCGTCAAGGTCATGGACACCTCGTACGCCGAGGGCGCGGGCATCAAGTCCGCCACCTTCGAGATCGATGCGCCCTACGCGTTCGGCACGATCTCCGTCGAGGCCGGCACGCACCGTCTCGCGCGCATCAGCCCGTTCGGGTCTGCCGACAAGCGTCAGACGTCGTTCGCCGCGGTCGAGGTCATCCCGCTCATGGAAGAGGCCACCGAGGTCGACATCCCGGAGAACGACATCCGTGTGGACGTCTTCCGCTCCTCCGGTCCTGGTGGGCAGTCGGTCAACACGACCGACTCCGCCGTGCGCCTCACCCACCTTCCGACCGGCATCGTGGTGTCGATGCAGAACGAGAAGTCGCAGATCCAGAACCGTGCGGCCGCGATGCGCGTGCTGCAGACCCGCCTCCTGCTGCTCCAGAAGGAGCAGGAAGCGGCGAAGAAGAAGGAGCTTGCGGGAAACATCACCGCGAGCTGGGGCGACCAGATGCGCTCGTACTTCCTCTACGGGCAGCAGTTGGTGAAGGACCTCCGCACCGGCCAGGAATCGGGCAACCCAGCAGCCGTGTTCGACGGAGACCTCGACGACTTCATCTCGGCCGGCATCCGCTGGCGCAAGCGTCCCAGCGACGACTGA
- the lexA gene encoding transcriptional repressor LexA: MSENSAPEPEAPRTRRRKSLSPKQMAILEVIQASIAQQGYPPSMREIGDAVGLKSLSSVTHQLGQLELSGYLRRDPGKTRAMEVLIDLPGSSTENPADVATPVGDAALVPLVGRIAAGVPITAEQQVEEIFPLPRQLVGKGDLFMLKVSGESMIDAAICDGDWVVIRSQNSAENGEIVAAMLDDEATVKTFRRRDGHTWLLPRNSAFEPILGDEATVLGKVVAVLRAV, translated from the coding sequence ATGAGCGAGAACTCAGCCCCCGAGCCAGAGGCACCGCGCACGCGCCGTCGGAAGAGCCTGAGCCCCAAGCAGATGGCGATCCTCGAGGTCATCCAGGCCTCTATCGCCCAGCAGGGCTATCCGCCGAGCATGCGCGAGATCGGCGACGCGGTCGGACTCAAGTCGCTCTCCAGCGTGACGCACCAGCTCGGGCAGCTGGAGTTGAGCGGCTACCTCCGCCGCGACCCCGGCAAGACCAGGGCGATGGAGGTGCTGATCGATCTTCCCGGTTCCAGCACCGAGAACCCGGCTGATGTGGCGACGCCGGTCGGTGACGCCGCGCTCGTGCCGCTCGTGGGTCGCATCGCCGCCGGTGTGCCGATCACCGCGGAGCAGCAGGTCGAGGAGATCTTCCCCCTCCCCCGTCAGCTCGTGGGAAAGGGCGACCTCTTCATGCTCAAGGTGTCTGGTGAGTCGATGATCGACGCCGCGATCTGCGATGGCGACTGGGTCGTCATCCGCTCGCAGAACAGCGCAGAGAACGGTGAGATCGTCGCAGCGATGCTCGACGACGAGGCGACGGTCAAGACTTTCCGCCGACGTGACGGTCACACCTGGCTGCTGCCCCGCAACTCGGCGTTCGAACCGATCCTCGGTGATGAGGCCACGGTGCTGGGTAAGGTCGTCGCCGTGCTCCGCGCCGTCTGA
- the ftsX gene encoding permease-like cell division protein FtsX has product MRIGLILAEALGGLRRNISMVISVVLVTFVSLTFVGAAILMQSQIGVMRGYWAERAQVAVYMCSAVSESDTCVDGAASDEQVEAVRAQLEGDALSPLISSMTFDTKEDTYAKLVEQLGADQASVLTPDQAFEVFFVTMKDPGQSPVLAEAFSGQAGVEQVKDQLQYLEPLFSALTVATYIAVGIAVLMLIAATLLIATTIRLSAYARRKEIGIMRLVGASNRFIQTPFVLEGVFAAFLGSALASAAVVAGVHFGVNGYLRGRVPFITTWITLQEATLVVPVLIGIGVVLAALSAGFAIRRWLRT; this is encoded by the coding sequence ATGAGAATCGGTCTGATCCTGGCTGAAGCCCTCGGCGGCCTCCGCCGCAACATCTCGATGGTCATCTCCGTCGTGCTGGTGACCTTCGTCTCGCTCACCTTCGTGGGCGCGGCGATCCTGATGCAGAGCCAGATCGGCGTCATGCGCGGCTACTGGGCCGAGCGTGCCCAGGTGGCGGTCTACATGTGCTCCGCGGTCTCGGAGTCCGACACCTGCGTCGACGGGGCCGCCAGCGACGAGCAGGTGGAAGCCGTCAGGGCGCAGCTCGAAGGCGACGCGCTCTCACCGCTCATCAGCTCGATGACCTTCGACACCAAGGAGGACACCTACGCCAAGCTGGTCGAGCAGCTCGGTGCCGACCAGGCCAGCGTGCTCACGCCGGACCAGGCCTTCGAGGTGTTCTTCGTGACGATGAAGGATCCGGGGCAGTCTCCGGTGCTCGCCGAAGCCTTCAGCGGCCAGGCGGGCGTGGAGCAGGTCAAGGACCAACTCCAGTATCTGGAACCCCTCTTCTCCGCGCTCACGGTCGCGACCTACATCGCGGTGGGTATCGCGGTGCTGATGCTGATCGCGGCGACGCTGCTGATCGCGACCACGATCCGGCTGTCCGCCTATGCGAGACGCAAGGAAATCGGCATCATGCGTCTGGTCGGCGCCTCGAACAGGTTCATCCAGACCCCCTTCGTGCTCGAAGGCGTGTTCGCGGCCTTCCTAGGATCCGCGCTCGCGAGTGCGGCCGTCGTCGCCGGTGTGCACTTCGGCGTCAACGGATATCTCCGCGGGCGGGTGCCGTTCATCACGACCTGGATCACGTTGCAGGAAGCCACACTCGTGGTGCCCGTGCTGATCGGCATCGGCGTCGTGCTGGCCGCCCTGTCAGCCGGGTTCGCGATCAGACGCTGGCTGCGTACCTGA
- the smpB gene encoding SsrA-binding protein SmpB, which translates to MPRERGEKVIATNRRARHDYNIEKSYEAGMVLTGTEVKSLRQGRANLSDGYAFIKGNEVFLDSVHIPEYSQGHWTNHTAKRVRKLLLHREEIAKLAHAVSAGGYTLIPLKLYFSDGRAKVEIALAKGKREYDKRQTLRERQDTREADRAMRLRNRVGE; encoded by the coding sequence ATGCCCAGGGAACGCGGGGAGAAGGTCATCGCGACCAATCGTCGCGCACGTCACGACTACAACATCGAGAAGTCGTACGAGGCGGGGATGGTGCTCACGGGCACCGAAGTGAAGTCGTTGCGCCAGGGGCGTGCCAACCTCAGCGACGGGTACGCGTTCATCAAGGGCAACGAGGTCTTCCTCGACTCGGTGCACATCCCGGAGTACTCCCAGGGGCATTGGACGAACCACACCGCCAAGCGCGTGCGCAAGCTGCTGCTGCACCGTGAGGAGATCGCGAAGCTGGCGCACGCCGTCTCGGCGGGTGGATACACGCTGATCCCGCTCAAGCTCTACTTCTCCGACGGTCGGGCCAAGGTCGAGATCGCTCTGGCGAAGGGAAAGCGCGAGTACGACAAGCGTCAGACCCTGCGCGAGCGCCAGGACACCCGCGAGGCCGATCGGGCCATGCGGCTCCGCAATCGCGTCGGAGAATAG
- a CDS encoding S9 family peptidase, producing MTSPHGSWPSPFSAASVAVSSPRFDGARFVGEEIWWGESVPTEGGRVTVRSSTGREVLQGPWSARSRVHEYGGGAWTADPDGILYFVDARDQRVYRRSGDGDITPLTPEGPAHGGLRWQHGHLLAVREDLTSSPHRRAIVGIPRDGSASDDATAIQVFAEGPSFFAHPALSPDGSRIAWVEWSGERMPWDAAALRIATVDGREAASLPAQAALQPEWIADDALLYADDPSGRWLLHRIQLDGITARGPAEIIAPADADTGYGLWVLGNRWFLPLADGRIVAVRTNGRDRIVVIDADGDVRELDVPCDGHVSVDDVSGSRVLLSGNGSRVSPGVWCVDLDSGEVTAVRGGESVDPAWMPAAQLIDIEGAHGPVHAYAYAPANPDVSAPADELPPYVVLVHGGPTAHVTGAASAAVAFYTSRGIGVLDVNYGGSTGYGRAYRERLRGQWGVVDVDDVIAAARGLADVGLADPARIAIRGGSAGGWTVLSALVRGGAFGAGISRYGVSDLRMLAEDSHDFEAHYIESLVGPLPEAEQLYIDRSPLSSAARIEVPVLLLQGEDDRVVPPSQSAAIRDALAAREIDHEYVLYPGEGHGFRRAETVVDALERELTFLGRVFGFRPQL from the coding sequence ATGACTTCGCCCCACGGGTCCTGGCCCTCCCCCTTCTCGGCGGCATCGGTCGCCGTCTCGTCACCCCGCTTCGACGGAGCACGGTTCGTGGGAGAAGAGATCTGGTGGGGCGAGTCCGTGCCGACCGAGGGCGGTCGAGTGACCGTGCGGTCATCGACGGGACGAGAGGTCCTGCAGGGCCCCTGGAGCGCGCGTTCGCGAGTGCATGAGTACGGCGGAGGGGCGTGGACGGCTGATCCCGACGGCATCCTGTACTTCGTCGACGCCAGGGATCAGCGCGTCTACCGTCGCTCCGGCGACGGCGACATCACGCCGCTGACGCCCGAAGGCCCCGCGCACGGCGGTCTGCGGTGGCAGCATGGCCACCTGCTCGCAGTACGCGAGGATCTGACCTCCTCGCCCCATAGACGAGCGATCGTGGGCATCCCCCGGGACGGTTCCGCATCCGACGATGCGACCGCGATCCAGGTGTTCGCCGAAGGTCCCTCCTTCTTCGCGCATCCGGCCCTCTCCCCCGACGGCTCGCGGATCGCCTGGGTCGAGTGGAGCGGCGAGCGGATGCCGTGGGATGCCGCCGCGCTCCGGATCGCGACCGTGGACGGCCGCGAGGCAGCGTCACTCCCCGCTCAGGCGGCATTGCAACCCGAGTGGATCGCCGACGACGCGCTGCTCTACGCCGATGACCCCTCCGGGCGCTGGCTCCTGCATCGCATCCAGCTGGACGGGATTACCGCACGCGGCCCCGCCGAGATCATCGCCCCCGCGGATGCCGATACCGGCTATGGACTGTGGGTGCTGGGCAACCGGTGGTTCCTGCCGCTCGCCGACGGGCGGATCGTCGCGGTGCGCACGAACGGACGCGACCGCATCGTCGTGATCGATGCCGATGGCGATGTCCGTGAGCTGGACGTGCCCTGCGACGGGCATGTGAGTGTGGACGATGTCAGCGGCAGCCGCGTGCTGCTCTCCGGCAACGGCTCGCGCGTGAGCCCTGGCGTGTGGTGCGTGGACCTGGACTCCGGCGAGGTGACGGCGGTGCGTGGTGGCGAGAGCGTGGATCCCGCGTGGATGCCCGCCGCGCAACTGATCGACATCGAAGGCGCGCACGGTCCGGTGCATGCATACGCCTACGCGCCGGCGAACCCGGACGTCTCCGCCCCCGCCGACGAGCTGCCGCCCTATGTCGTGCTCGTGCACGGCGGACCGACCGCGCACGTGACCGGAGCCGCATCCGCCGCTGTCGCGTTCTACACGAGCCGCGGCATCGGTGTGCTCGACGTGAACTACGGCGGTTCGACCGGGTACGGCCGCGCCTACCGTGAGCGGCTGCGCGGTCAGTGGGGCGTGGTCGACGTCGACGACGTGATCGCCGCCGCACGAGGACTCGCCGACGTCGGGCTGGCCGATCCCGCGCGGATCGCGATCCGCGGCGGCTCCGCCGGGGGCTGGACAGTTCTCTCCGCCCTCGTGCGCGGTGGCGCGTTCGGGGCAGGCATCAGTCGCTACGGCGTCTCCGACCTACGGATGCTCGCGGAGGACTCGCACGACTTCGAAGCGCACTACATCGAGAGCCTGGTCGGTCCGCTGCCCGAGGCGGAACAGCTGTACATCGACCGCTCCCCGCTCTCCTCCGCGGCACGCATCGAGGTGCCCGTGCTCCTGCTGCAGGGAGAGGACGACCGCGTCGTTCCGCCCTCGCAGTCCGCGGCGATCCGTGACGCATTGGCCGCGCGCGAGATCGACCACGAGTACGTTCTCTACCCCGGAGAGGGGCACGGCTTCCGCCGGGCAGAGACCGTCGTCGACGCCCTGGAGAGGGAGCTGACGTTCCTCGGTCGCGTCTTCGGATTCCGTCCCCAGCTCTGA